The window ACGGGCGAGACGATTGGGACGCCGCACTACATGGCGCCCGAGCAGGCGCGCGGGACGCGCCAGGTGGACGCGCGCGTGGACGTGTACGCGCTGGGCGCCGTGCTCTATCAGCTCATCGCGGGGCGGCCGCCGCTCGAGGGGCAGAGCGCCATCGCGGTGCTGGCCAAGATCCTGCTGGAGGAGCCCACGCCCATCGACGAGCTGGTGGAGGGCCTGCCCGACGGCGTGAGCGCGCTCGTGCACGCCATGCTGCAGAAGGACCCCGAGCGACGCCTGCCGGATGCGCGGGCCGTGCTGGACGCGCTCGACGCGCTGCCGCTGCCCACCACGGACCCTGTGCGGAGGCTGTCGCAGCCCGCGCGCTCGCTGGGCGCCGCCGAGCGCCGGCTGGTGTGCGTGGTGTTCGTGGCCGGCGATGGCGAGTCCGCCTCCGTGTACGCGCCCACGCTGGCCTCCGGGGTGGGCCTCGACGCGCGCGCGCCCATGGTGGACGTGGTGCGGCAGCACGGGGGCCACGCGGAGCTGCTGGCCGATGGCACGCTGGTGGCCACCTTCCCCGGCGAGCTGCCCACAGACCAGGCCAACCGTGCGGCGCGCTGTGCCCTGGCCCTGCGCGAGGTGGTGCGCGGGAGGCCCATCGCGGTGGTGGCGGGTCAGTCGCTGGTCAGCAGCGTGGTGCCCGTGGGCGAGGCCCTCGAGCGCGGCGCGCTGCTGCTGGCCGGGCTGGCGGCCGGGGCGGGCGCGAGCGAGGGAGGCGACGGAGCGCCGAGCGACGGAACCAGCCGCGTGCACATCGACGGCGTGGTGGAGAGCTTGCTCGGTCGTCGCTTCGAGTGCCGGCCTTTGGGCGGTGAGCGTCACGAGCTGGTGGACGTGCACGTGGCCCGCACCGGCGCGCGCCGTCTGCTGGGCGTGGAGGTGCCGTGCGTGGGCCGCCGCAGGGAGCTCGCTGCGATCGCGGCGCTCTTCCACGAGTGCGTGGAGGAGCCGGTGGCGCGCGCGTTGGTGGTGGTGGGCGCCGCAGGCTCGGGCAAGACGCGCTTGGTCCGTGAGGCGCTCGACGCCATGCAGGGCACAGACCTGGCGAGCCCTGCCGCACCGCAGCTCTGGGAGGGCCGCGCCGACGCCATGCGCGTGGGGGCGCCCTACGGCCTGGTGGGCGACCTGGTGCGCCGCGCTGCCGGCGTGCGTGAGGCCGACCCCGTGGCGGTGAAGCAGGTGAAGCTGGCGCAGTTCCTGGGCAGGTTCCTGAGAGGCACCGAGCTGCGCAGCGCGCTGTTCTTCCTGGGCGAGATGGTGCGTGCGCCGTTCCCCAACGAGGCCAGCGAGGCGCTGGCGGCTGCCCGCGCCGACGCCACCCTGATGGCCGACGCCATTCGTGGCGCCATGCTGCAGCTGCTGCGGGCCGCGACGGAACGCGCCCCGCTGGTGCTGGTGCTGGACGACTTCCAGCACGGCGACCACCCCTCGCGCGAGCTGCTGCATCACGCGCTGCGTCAGCTCGAAGATGCCCCGCTGTTCGTCATCGCGCTCGGGCGACCGGAGCTCGAGCAGCAGTTCCCGGGCCTCTGGGACGACCGCGAGCCGCAGACGCTGCGCCTCACGAAGCTCACCAAGAAAGCCTGCGAGCAGCTGGTCGACGCGGTCGTCGAAGGGGTGCGCGCGGAGGGTCGCCGCGTGGCGAGCCGCGGGGTGCTCGACAGCATCGTGGAGCGCGCGGACGGGAACGCGTTCTTCCTCGAAGAGATGCTGCGCGCGGCCATCGAGAGCCCCACCGCGGCGCTGCCCGACACGGTCATCGCCATGCTGCAAGCGCGCCTCGCCAGCCTGGACGCCGATGCGCGCCGCGTGCTGCGGGCCGCGAGCGTGTTCGGCGTGCGCTTCTGGGGCGGCGCCGTGGGGCACCTGCTGGGCCGCGCGGACGCGCCCGACGCCACGCTCGAGCACCTGGCGGAGCAGGAGCTCATCGACCTGGTGGACGAGCGCGACGTGCCCTCGGAGTGGACCTGGCGCTTCCGCCAAGACCTGGTGCGCGAGGCCGCCTACGCCATGCTCACCGACGAGGACCGGCGCCTCGGTCATCAGCTGGCGGGTCAGTGGCTGGTGGACAACGCCATCGCCGACCCGCTGTCCCTCGCCGGGCACCATCTGGCCGCGGGCGAGCACGGGCTTGCGGCGGCGGCGCTGGCGCAGGCCGCCGAGCAAGCGCTCGAGGCGTGCGACAACGAGGCTGCGCTGCGGCACGCGGAGCGCGGGCTCGCGCTGGCAGGGGACAGCGCCGCCGCGGAAGCGGACCACGGCGCGGTGCGGGCACGGTTGCTCGTCGTGATGGCTGAGGCGCAGCGCTGGCGCGGGGCGTATGCCGCCACGCTGGGGCCCGCCACGGAGGCGCTCGGGCTGCTCACCGAGGGCGAGGAGGCCTTTTACCGCGTGTTGGGCTGCGCCATCGTCGCGGCGGGCCAGACCAAGGACCAGAGCGCCCTCGAGCGCTGCTTGGCGCTCCTGGTGGCCACGCCGCCCAGCGATGCCGCGGCGGCCCAGCTCAAGCTCATCGCGTTGTGCCGGGGCGCGCACCAGCGGCTGGGGCAGCGGCGCTTGCAGGACGCCGACGCCCTGCTGAGCCGCGCGCAGACGCTGGCGCGCACGCTGCCGGCCGACGGCCCCGTGGTGGCGGCCTGGCTGCACACCACCTTCGCGGCGCGCGCGCACTTCGCCGGCGACTGGGTGGCCTACGTGCAGGAGACCGAGCGCGCGGTGCAGGCCTACGACCGGGCGCGCGACCTGCGGCATGCGTGCAATCAGCGCGTGCGCTGGGGCTATGGCCTGGTGGAGATGGGTGAGTTCGAGCGCGCCGTCACGGTGCTGCGCCGCGCGGTGGACAGGAGTCGGCCGAGCTGGGCGTGCCGCTGGTGGAGGGCTATGCGCTCCAGAACCTGGGGCTAGCCTATTGCCGCGTGGGGGAGCTGGGGCTGGCGCACGCCACGCTCCGCAACGCGGAGTCGTTGGGGGCGGCCCACCAGCACGGGAGCGTGGTGGCCGGTGCTTGCTACTACCTGGCCGAGGTGCTGCTCGAGTTGGGCAAGCTCGACGAGGCGCGCGCGTGCGCGAGCGTAGCCGCAGCCACGTTTGCGCCCAGCCGCTTCCACCACAGCCTGGCGCTCGCCGCGCAGGCACGCATCGCGCTGGCTGCGGGCGACATCGCGGGCGCGAGCGAACTGGCCGAGGCCGCGGCGCGAGACCGCGTGCCCGTGGCGTTCGCCGAGGGCAGCGACGCCATCGTGGACCTCACGCTTCTGCTCACGCGCCGCGCCGCAGGTGACCAGCCGGGAGCGGAGAGCGCCGCAGTGGCGGGCCTGGCGCGCCTCGAGATCTTCCTCACTGCCGTGCCCGACGAGGCCGCCCGAGCGCGCATGCGTGAGCGCGTGCCCGCACATGCCGGCTTGCTGGCGCAGCAGACGCGGGCCTGAGCGCTCGAGTCAGGCGCTCACTCGTTGCAGGCCCCCTCTGCGGCTATGCGGGCAGGCGCGCGCGCAGCGAGTACAGCAGCGGCAGGCGCGGCATGCCAGCGGGCAGCCGGAAGCTCCCGTCCGCGTGGCGCTCCATGAACGGCCAGCGCGCGAACGCGGTGTGGTCGAACTCGTGGAACAGCTCGAGCTGCAGGCCCTGCTCCAGCAGCGCACTCAGCACGTCGGAGATGGGGTGGCGGAACTCCACGGACACGTTGGCCGCCGTCGCGGCGCCCTGGTCGGCGTAGGTCCCGGGCTCGTCCCACACGGTGCCCGCCGGGTCGTGAAAGTAGCTGTTCTGGGCCGTGAGGCTGCGCGCCTCGAACACGTCGGTCAGCGGGTGGCACTCCACCAGGTAGAGGCAACCGCCGGGGTTCAGCAGCGCCCGGACCACACTGGCCCAGCGCCGGATGTCGTGCAGCCAGATGAGCGCACCGATGCCCGTGTACACCACGTCGTAGCGCTGCCCGAGCGCGGCCGGCGCGTCGAACACGTCGGCGCACACGAAGCGGGCCGTCAGGGATGCCTCGGCGGCCAGCGCGAGAGCCGCGTCCACGGCCGGCCGCGAAAAGTCGAGCCCCGTGACCTGCGCCCCGCGACGCGCCCACGACAGGGTGTCCATGCCGAAGTGGCACTGCAGGTGCACCAGCTGCTTCCCCTCTACCGAGCCCAGCTCCGAGGCCTCGAACGGCTGGAGCGAGCAGCGGCCGCTCTTCCAAGCGGCCACGTCGTAGAACTCACTCGCCACGTGGATGGGGACGCGCTCGTCCCACATCCGCCTGTTCTGCTCTTGGTAGCTCATGGACTCGGGCAGCCTACGGCCCGACTCGCGCGTGTCTACCCCCCCGGGGGCTTCAGAGGCCGCTGAGGCGCACCACGAAGCCGTCGTAGATGTCCGGACGTGGGTGCGACGCGCCACGCTGCTGGTTGACCGTGATGTAGGCCGTGCCGTTGCGCACCGGCGTCATGGCCGGGAACCACGGGTAGTCCACGCCCACCAGGCGGCTGAGGTCGATCTTCCCGATGATGGCGTTGCGCTGGTCGAAGATGCGCAGCGCCCGGCAGTTGCCGTCCATCACGCACAGGTTGTCGCCGCACGCGACGGCGCCGTGCACGTGGCAGAAGTGGTCGGGGGCGTTCATCGAGTCGCTGCTGTCACCGAAGGCCGGGCCGCTCGGGCGCCCGTTCACGTCGAAGATGCGCACGAGGTGCGGCGAGCTCGAGGCCGCCGCATGACCGCCCACCAGGATGCGGCGCGCGTCCAAGAAGCTCACCGAGTCGATGCGCTCGAACATGTCGGTGGGCGTCCAGTCCGCCACGGTGCAGCCCGTGTCGGTGAACGTCACGCGCTTGACGGTGTCGATCCACTTGGCGAACCCGTCGCGGCCATTGGGGGAGACGCTGAGGTCGCCCATGGTCTCGCAGTGGTAGTCCACCGTGGTGCCGGTGATACGGTGCGTGCCGCGCATGCTGGACGACACGTAGATGTGGCCCTGTCCGTCGGCGACGATGCCCTTGGGCGCGCCGCCCATGCCTTCGCCCAGCGTCAGGCGGCCGCCCTCGCCGAGGGTGGTGTCCATGGTCAGCACGCAGTCGGCGCCCGGGGTCACGGTGTAGCGCCGCACCTTGGCTTCGTTGTCCAGCAGGTACAGCGAGCCGTCGGTGGCCCACGCCGAGGGGCCGATGGAGAGGAAGCTGTCGTCGCCGATGATGGGCGGGCCGTCCAGGCGGCACACGCTGGCGGTCACGGTGACGGTGCCACCCGTCTGCTGGACGGGGGCCGGCACCACGGCGGTGGTGGTGGTGATCAGCTCGGCCAGCGTGGGAGGCGCAGCCGGAGCGGCAGGCGCGGCCGGGGCCGCCTCGGGCGTGGCCGCCGGGGCAGCGGGGTCAGCCGCAGCCGCGGGAGCGACGGCAGGCGCAACGGGCGGAGCGGCCGGAGGTGCGGGCGGGGCCTCGGGCTCCGAAGAACCACAACCGAGGGCCAGTGCGAGCAAGAGAGATACGGATAGTGACGAAGCGAGCTTCATGGATTCCTCCGCTCGTCGACCGAGATTCGTTCTCACCGACGGCGCGGCGAGCATACCCTAGAGCGAGACCATGCGGCGAGGCAGCTTGCCTGCTATGAGCCGGCCGTGAGTCTCGTCGTCTTCAGTGATGTCTCTTTGCACCTTGGCGGTCGCCCGATCGTCGAGGGGCTGTCCCTGCGTGTTGGTGAGAAGGACCGCATCGGCTTGGTGGGGCCCAACGGCTCCGGCAAGACCACGCTGCTGCGGCTCATCGCCCGCGAGCAGATCCCGGATGGCGGGGCGGTGCACCGCGCCAAGACCATGCGCCTGGGCTACCTGCCGCAGGACGTGCACGTGGAGGGCGGCAAGCCGCTGCTGGCGTTCATCCTGGACAGCATCCCGGGGCGGGCGTCCCTCGACGAAGACCTGGCCACCGCCGAGGCCGACCTCGAGGCGCTGAGCGCCGCAGGCGACCACAGCGAAGCCGCGCAGGAGCTCATGCTGGAGGCTGCCGGGCGCATCGCGGACCTGCACGAGCGCGTCGCCCACTTCGACGGCGAGTACTCGGAGCACCACGCCAAGCGCATCATGGCGGGTCTGGGCTTCAAGGACAGCGACCACGTGCGCGACATGTCCGAGTTCAGCGGTGGCTGGAAGATGCGCGCCGTGCTCTCGTCGCTGCTGTTCCAGCAGCCCGACCTGCTGCTGCTGGACGAGCCCACCAACCACCTCGACATGCCGTCGGTGGCCTGGTTCTCGGGCTTCCTCAAGCGCTACGAGCGCGCCTTCGTGCTCATCAGCCATGACCGCGAGTTCCTCAACGAGCAGATCACCACGGTGGTCAGCTACGAGCCCGAGGGCGTGCGCAGCTATCCGGGGGACTACAACTCCTACAAGCGTCAGCGCGACGAAGAGCGCGTGCTGCTCGAGAACCGCGCGCGCAACCTGGAGCGCGAGCGCGAGCACCTCGAGAAGTTCGTGGACCGCTTCCGCAGCAAGGCCACCAAGGCCGCGCAGGTGCAGAGCCGCGTGAAGAAGCTCGAGAAGATGGAGACCGTGGAGCTGCAGGGCGAGCACGTGTCCATGAGCTTCCGCTTCCCGCCCACCGAGCGCAGCGGCAAGGTGGCGCTCGAGACCAAGGACCTCGGCAAGTCCTACGGCGGCCTCGAGGTGCTGAAGGGCG of the Sandaracinaceae bacterium genome contains:
- a CDS encoding AAA family ATPase — translated: MNGDPEQVKLLDFGIARGLVRGEGAVTLTATGETIGTPHYMAPEQARGTRQVDARVDVYALGAVLYQLIAGRPPLEGQSAIAVLAKILLEEPTPIDELVEGLPDGVSALVHAMLQKDPERRLPDARAVLDALDALPLPTTDPVRRLSQPARSLGAAERRLVCVVFVAGDGESASVYAPTLASGVGLDARAPMVDVVRQHGGHAELLADGTLVATFPGELPTDQANRAARCALALREVVRGRPIAVVAGQSLVSSVVPVGEALERGALLLAGLAAGAGASEGGDGAPSDGTSRVHIDGVVESLLGRRFECRPLGGERHELVDVHVARTGARRLLGVEVPCVGRRRELAAIAALFHECVEEPVARALVVVGAAGSGKTRLVREALDAMQGTDLASPAAPQLWEGRADAMRVGAPYGLVGDLVRRAAGVREADPVAVKQVKLAQFLGRFLRGTELRSALFFLGEMVRAPFPNEASEALAAARADATLMADAIRGAMLQLLRAATERAPLVLVLDDFQHGDHPSRELLHHALRQLEDAPLFVIALGRPELEQQFPGLWDDREPQTLRLTKLTKKACEQLVDAVVEGVRAEGRRVASRGVLDSIVERADGNAFFLEEMLRAAIESPTAALPDTVIAMLQARLASLDADARRVLRAASVFGVRFWGGAVGHLLGRADAPDATLEHLAEQELIDLVDERDVPSEWTWRFRQDLVREAAYAMLTDEDRRLGHQLAGQWLVDNAIADPLSLAGHHLAAGEHGLAAAALAQAAEQALEACDNEAALRHAERGLALAGDSAAAEADHGAVRARLLVVMAEAQRWRGAYAATLGPATEALGLLTEGEEAFYRVLGCAIVAAGQTKDQSALERCLALLVATPPSDAAAAQLKLIALCRGAHQRLGQRRLQDADALLSRAQTLARTLPADGPVVAAWLHTTFAARAHFAGDWVAYVQETERAVQAYDRARDLRHACNQRVRWGYGLVEMGEFERAVTVLRRAVDRSRPSWACRWWRAMRSRTWG
- a CDS encoding class I SAM-dependent methyltransferase — its product is MSYQEQNRRMWDERVPIHVASEFYDVAAWKSGRCSLQPFEASELGSVEGKQLVHLQCHFGMDTLSWARRGAQVTGLDFSRPAVDAALALAAEASLTARFVCADVFDAPAALGQRYDVVYTGIGALIWLHDIRRWASVVRALLNPGGCLYLVECHPLTDVFEARSLTAQNSYFHDPAGTVWDEPGTYADQGAATAANVSVEFRHPISDVLSALLEQGLQLELFHEFDHTAFARWPFMERHADGSFRLPAGMPRLPLLYSLRARLPA
- a CDS encoding ATP-binding cassette domain-containing protein, producing the protein MSLVVFSDVSLHLGGRPIVEGLSLRVGEKDRIGLVGPNGSGKTTLLRLIAREQIPDGGAVHRAKTMRLGYLPQDVHVEGGKPLLAFILDSIPGRASLDEDLATAEADLEALSAAGDHSEAAQELMLEAAGRIADLHERVAHFDGEYSEHHAKRIMAGLGFKDSDHVRDMSEFSGGWKMRAVLSSLLFQQPDLLLLDEPTNHLDMPSVAWFSGFLKRYERAFVLISHDREFLNEQITTVVSYEPEGVRSYPGDYNSYKRQRDEERVLLENRARNLEREREHLEKFVDRFRSKATKAAQVQSRVKKLEKMETVELQGEHVSMSFRFPPTERSGKVALETKDLGKSYGGLEVLKGVNQHVQRGERVALLGVNGAGKTTLLRMLAGELEATSGSFEFGHNTKIGYYAQHHAETLRREATVYEEVKYCAKDAPHQQIRSVLGAMLFGEREVDKRIGVLSGGERARVALAQLMINPGNVLLMDEPTNHLDLVSSERLAEALDTFDGTLLFVSHNRGFIRSLATTIWIVEGGNVLKYPGSFDEYMASCLQRDQAPVAVSGAPVPEKKAPGNSTPSKAPVKVPVQAMPATNGKRPQEPARTAAPAAEPDKGRRREDQNDRKRRTAALRPLEKRAAELEKRVAELEQKLEAVNAELSTPEVYGDAARRDTLLGSVTRVQAELEVAMETWSEVQEQLEAERKKLEAG